In Quercus lobata isolate SW786 chromosome 12, ValleyOak3.0 Primary Assembly, whole genome shotgun sequence, a genomic segment contains:
- the LOC115972431 gene encoding uncharacterized protein LOC115972431, giving the protein MPATDNQGSFLNRISIRRNQVVSMDGNHEQELEDLELFQKHVADRFADLLSQSEDTLGDGLLSISWLRKLLDVFLCCEAEYKAILLLGRDPSQISKPPLDKLVPEFHDRVVKALDVCNAVSHAVETVRNYQKLAEIAVAALEQRPIGDGQVRRAKKALNSLMILLEEKEGSNHKWTERAWSFGRRSTNATTSSGKDRATSASQFRSLSWSMSRGWSAAKQIQAMSSNLVAPRGGESSSPALPVYIMSTITVFVMWALVAAIPCQERNGLLTHFPVSKQLGWAQSIIALQEKIAEEWKKKKEKNRLAGLLEETQRIERLGLSLIEFADSFQFPPDADRLDEVAVHVAELGETCKKMEKGLVPLQQQIREVFHRIVRSRTEVLDLLDQGGKVTASTM; this is encoded by the coding sequence ATGCCTGCAACAGATAATCAAGGTTCATTTCTGAATCGAATCAGTATCCGTCGAAACCAAGTGGTTTCGATGGATGGGAACCATGAACAAGAGCTGGAGGACCTCGAGCTTTTTCAGAAACATGTGGCGGATAGGTTCGCCGATCTATTGTCTCAATCTGAGGACACTTTAGGCGATGGGCTCCTATCCATCTCGTGGCTACGCAAACTCCTCGACGTGTTTCTGTGCTGCGAGGCTGAGTACAAGGCCATTTTGTTATTGGGTCGGGACCCTTCTCAGATTTCGAAGCCCCCACTTGATAAACTCGTCCCTGAGTTCCACGATCGAGTGGTGAAAGCTCTCGATGTTTGTAATGCTGTGTCTCATGCTGTCGAGACCGTGAGGAATTACCAGAAGCTGGCTGAGATTGCTGTGGCCGCGTTGGAGCAAAGGCCAATTGGAGATGGACAGGTTCGTCGAGCGAAGAAGGCTTTGAATTCTCTGATGATATTGCTCGAAGAAAAAGAGGGCAGCAACCATAAATGGACGGAGCGAGCTTGGTCTTTTGGTCGAAGAAGTACAAACGCGACGACATCGAGTGGCAAAGACCGTGCGACCTCGGCGAGTCAATTCAGGTCCTTGTCGTGGAGCATGTCGAGGGGTTGGTCTGCCGCGAAGCAAATCCAAGCCATGTCCTCCAATCTCGTCGCGCCGCGTGGCGGCGAGTCCTCGAGCCCGGCTCTGCCGGTTTACATAATGAGCACCATCACGGTGTTTGTGATGTGGGCTTTGGTGGCAGCGATACCTTGCCAAGAGAGAAACGGTTTGCTCACTCACTTCCCTGTGTCTAAGCAATTGGGTTGGGCCCAATCGATAATTGCGTTGCAAGAGAAGATCGCAGAGGagtggaagaaaaagaaagagaagaatcGATTGGCTGGGCTATTAGAAGAGACACAAAGGATAGAGAGGTTGGGATTGTCTTTGATCGAATTTGCTGATTCGTTTCAGTTTCCTCCAGATGCTGATCGATTGGATGAAGTGGCGGTTCACGTGGCTGAATTGGGCGAGACTTGTAAGAAAATGGAAAAGGGATTGGTGCCTTTGCAGCAACAAATCAGAGAGGTGTTCCATAGGATTGTGAGGAGCAGGACAGAGGTGCTTGATTTACTCGATCAAGGTGGGAAAGTGACTGCATCCACTATGTAA
- the LOC115970543 gene encoding uncharacterized protein LOC115970543: MEFVKSSIKFDHLLVVEARGKAGGLYVLWKARLSVKENEEPRGSDFIKLCKKQATTKDALKKWNKEVFGWCQDNINSLIQCINAIQKEPPTNHSGDLEASLQAELLEWLLRSETLWHKKSRELWLKLGDKNTKFPPSIVIKRKRNSIDAIRDDNSLWITEGNSIRTAFLEHFKNLFQQSKFDFSPHLEHLVLLCIIEDENFELCRIPTPDEIKSVLFSMQDLKALGTDIFPTIFNK; encoded by the exons ATGGAGTTTGTTAAAAGCTCCATCAAGTTTGATCATCTGCTAGTTGTTGAAGCAAGAGGTAAAGCAGGCGGGCTCTATGTTCTGTGGAAAGCTAGGCTATCTGTTAAGGAG AATGAGGAACCTCGTGGCTCAGACTTCATCAAGTTATGCAAAAAACAAGCTACCACCAAGGATGCGCTCAAGAAGTGGAATAAGGAAGTGTTCGGATGGTGCCAGGACAACATTAACTCCCTGATCCAATGCATCAATGCCATCCAAAAAGAGCCTCCTACAAACCATTCAGGGGATTTAGAAGCATCCCTTCAAGCTGAACTCTTAGAATGGCTCCTCCGAAGCGAAACTTTGTGGCACAAAAAATCACGGGAGCTCTGGCTGAAGCTAGGAGACAAAAACACCAAATTCCCTCCTTCCATAGttatcaaaaggaaaagaaatagcATCGATgcgatacgggatgataatagCTTATGGATCACTGAGGGCAACTCCATTAGAACTGCGTTCCTTGAGCATTTCAAGAACCTTTTTCAGCAAAGTAAGTTTGACTTTTCCCCTCATCTCGAGCATCTTGTCCTCCTATGTATCATAGAAGACGAAAATTTCGAGCTCTGCAGAATTCCCACGCCTGATGAGATTAAATCCGTTCTTTTCAGCATGCAAGACCTTAAAGCCCTAGGTACGGATATCTTCCCTACTATCTTCAATAAGTAG
- the LOC115971897 gene encoding monodehydroascorbate reductase, chloroplastic/mitochondrial codes for MSSVRTFMLTLSLPRKHGLSLLSPQSSSIGFRSFRRSYVAASSSAFANENREFVIVGGGNAAGYAARTFVEHDMANGRLCIVSKEAYAPYERPALTKGYLFPLDKKPARLPGFHTCVGSGGERQTPDWYKEKGIEMFYEDPVTGIDIEKQTLRTNSGKQLKYGSLIIATGCTASRFPDKIGGNLSGVHYVRDVADADSLISSLEKARKVVVVGGGYIGMEIAAAAVGWKLDTTIIFPEKHLLPRLFTPSLSKRYEELYQENGVKFLKGASIKNLEAGSGGRIAAVKLEDGSAIEADTVIIGIGAKPAVGPFERLGLNTNVGGIQVDGQFRTSAPGIFAIGDVAAFPLKMYDRVARVEHVDHARRSAQHCIKALLSAQTRMYDYLPYFYSRVFEYEGSPRKVWWQFYGDNVGETVEIGNFDPKIATFWVDSGKLKGVLLESGSTEEFELLPKLARSRPSVDKAKLQNASSVEEALNIARTSLQV; via the exons ATGTCTTCAG TTCGTACATTTATGCTGACCCTATCGTTGCCACGCAAGCACGGGCTCTCTCTCTTGTCTCCACAATCTTCTTCGATCGGATTCAGGAGCTTCCGGAGAAGCTACGTGGCCGCCTCCTCGTCTGCTTTCGCTAACGAGAACCGAGA GTTTGTGATCGTTGGAGGTGGCAATGCCGCAGGCTATGCGGCTCGGACTTTCGTCGAACATGACATGGCCAATGGACGCCTCTGTATTGTGTCTAAAGAg GCGTATGCACCTTATGAGCGTCCGGCTTTGACTAAAGGTTACTTGTTTCCTCTGGATAAGAAGCCAGCACGCTTGCCT GGATTTCATACCTGTGTTGGATCTGGTGGGGAAAGGCAAACTCCTGATTGGTATAAAGAGAAAGGGATAGAG ATGTTTTATGAAGATCCAGTAACGGGTATTGATATTGAGAAGCAAACATTGAGAACAAATTCAGGCAAGCAACTTAAATATGGATCACTTATAATAGCTACAGGATGCACAGCCTCGAG ATTTCCAGATAAAATTGGAGGAAACCTATCTGGTGTTCACTACGTCCGAGATGTTGCAGATGCTGATTCACTAATATCATCGTTG GAGAAGGCAAGGAAggtggttgttgttggtggtggttatATTGGCATGGAGATTGCTGCGGCAGCCGTTGGTTGGAAACTTGATACAACA atcatATTTCCAGAGAAGCATCTCTTGCCAAGACTATTTACTCCTTCTCTATCCAAGAGATATGAAGAACTGTATCAAGAGAATGGCGTCAAATTCTTAAAG GGTGCCTCCATAAAAAACTTAGAAGCAGGTTCTGGTGGACGCATAGCTGCTGTCAAACTTGAGGACGGATCTGCCATAGAAGCAGACACA GTAATTATTGGTATTGGAGCAAAACCTGCTGTTGGTCCCTTTGAAAGGCTAGGTTTAAACACTAATGTTGGTGGAATACAG GTTGATGGTCAGTTCCGGACAAGTGCTCCTGGAATCTTTGCAATTGGAGATGTTGCAGCTTTCCCATTAAAG ATGTATGACCGTGTAGCACGAGTTGAACATGTTGATCATGCTCGTCGGTCAGCACAGCATTGCATTAAAGCATTACTAAGTGCCCAAACTCGCAT GTATGATTATCTTCCATATTTTTATTCAAGGGTATTTGAGTATGAAGGTAGCCCAAGAAAAGTGTGGTGGCAATTTTATGGGGATAATG TTGGAGAGACGGTTGAAATTGGCAATTTTGATCCTAAGATAGCAACTTTCTGGGTAGATTCTG GTAAATTAAAAGGTGTTCTTCTTGAAAGTGGAAGCACCGAG GAATTTGAACTCCTGCCTAAACTTGCAAGGAGCCGGCCTTCTGTTGATAAAGCCAAGCTTCAGAATGCATCTTCAGTAGAGGAGGCCCTAAACATTGCTCGAACATCCTTACAAGTATAG